In Sporohalobacter salinus, the DNA window TATACAAATTTTAATCCCTTGATATTTTTTCGATTTTCATAAAGATTAATTACTGAATCTGCAACTACATCCATATGAGCATAAGTATATACTCTTCTTGGAATGGTCAATCTAACTGTTTCTAATTTTGGGTAATGATGGCTTCCATCTTCATCCCTTCCTGCTGAAACAACTCCTCGTTCCATGCTTCTTACTCCAGAATCAACATATATTGCAGCAGCTAAAGCTTGAGCAGGAAGTTCATCTTGAGAAAGGTGTGGCAAAAACTCTTTAGCATCTATAAATACTGCATGCCCACCTATAGGTTTGATAATAGGAACTCCTGCTTCATCTAATTTATTTCCTAAATACTGTACTTGTTCAACCCTATGTTCAATATACTCATAATTTACAGATTCATAAATTCCTGTAGCCATTGCTTCCATATCTCTTCCAGCTAATCCACCATAAGTAGGCATTCCTTCATATACAACTACTAATTGAGTTGCCTCCTGATATAAATCTTCCTCATCCATAGCCAGGAAACCACCAATATTAACCAAACAATCTTTTTTGCCGCTCATTGTGCAACCATCAGCATAACTCATCATCTCTTTGAGTATCTCTGCTATTGATTTATCTTGATACCCTTCTTCATTCTTTTTAATAAAGTAAGCATTTTCTACGCAACGTGTAGCATCATACATTACCTTTATGCTGTTTCTTTCTGAAATTTCTTTTACTTTTCTGAGATTATCCATGCTCACTGGCTGCCCACCAGCCATATTGACAGTAACAGCAACACAAATATAAGGAATCTTATCTGCTCCTACTTCATCTATCAAATCTTTATATTTCTCTAAATCTACATTTCCTTTAAAAGGATGATCAGCTACAGATTGATGGCCTTCATCAATAATAACATCTACAAATGTTCCACCATTTAATTCTTGATGGGCTTTAGTAGTTGTAAAATACATATTCCCAGGGATATAATCTCCCTCTTCAATCATTATCTGAGATAATAAATTTTCTGCCCCTCTACCTTGATGAGTAGGTACTACATAATCAAACCCATATACCTCTTTTACAGCCTCTTCTAATTTATACCAATTATTACTTCCAGCATAAGCTTCATCACCAATCATTAATGACGCCCATTGTTCATCGCTCATTGCAGAAGTCCCGCTATCTGTTAATAAATCAATATACACATCATCTGAATCAAGTAAGAATGTATTATATCCTGCTTCTTTTATTGCTTCTTTTCTATCTTCTTTTGTAGTCATTTCTATATTTTCTACTGCCTTAATTTTAAATGGTTCAGCTGGATAATTACCCATTATAATTCCTCCCCTTTAAATTCTAAATTTTAATATAAACTTTAGATTAATAAAACTCCATATCTAAATGCAGTAGCCATAAAACCATAAATATTATACTACCTATAGCTAACTCATCCCCCCTTCCCTATCCTAGAATAAATATTATCTTTTTCCAGTACCTACATTATATTTATACTTTTTATTAACCAAATTCATTACTGCTTATCTCCATTTCTTAACAAAACTAATAAATTGCTAACTAATTAAGAAAAAATAATTTTCAAATTAAAAGGAGTTTTATAATTTATACAGAATAATATTACTGACAATCATGACAATTTAAGTTAAATTAATGAAAAAATTAAATATAAGAAGTAATTAGGTGCCTTTAGTTACGGCTAAAGGAGAATAGGGAATCAGGTGTAAATCCTGAACGGGTCCGCCACTGTAACTGACCAGCTAGTGCCTATAATCCACTTGGATATTTTAGTATTCAAGGAAGGAAAGGGGATATTAAGTCAGAAGTCAGGAGACCTGCCTAATTATTTAACCTACTTAGCTCTTCGATGACAAGAATAGTAGGTAATTAGGGTTTTACTAATTATCTTCAATCTCTTATTTATCGAGGTTGAAGTTTTTTTGTTTTTAGGAGGTGATTAATAAATATAAGAAAATTTTAAGAAATAAATTAATTATAATAAAGTTGAACTAAATTTAAAACATCTTTAAAAAAGGAGAGAAAATGAAATGAAAAAAATCTGTTCAATTTTAATGTTAAGTTTAATTTTAGTATTAAGTATTACAGTAGTAGTTTCCGCTCACTTTCAAATGATTTTACCTTCTGACGATATAGTCATGCAAGGAGACAAAAGAGAAATAAATTTAGATCTTATCTTTACTCATCCAATGGCCGCTTCACATACTATGGATATGAAAAAGCCACAAAAATTTGGCGTCTTACATAAAGGTAACAAAAAGAATCTACTAAATACTTTAAAATCAACAAAGATAATGAATGGCAAAGCCTTTGAAACATCTTATCAGCTTAGAGGCTTTGGAGACTTTGTCTTCTATCTCGAACCAGCACCTTATTGGGAATCTGCTGATGAAGTTTATATTACTCAATATACAAAAGTAGTCGTCAACTCTATGGGAGTAACCAGTGACTGGGATAAAGAAGTTGGTATGAAAGCAGAAATTGTTCCTCTAACTCGTCCTTATGGTCTATGGACTAATAATATTTTTAAAGGAGTAGTCAAAAAGAATGGAAAACCAGTTCCTTACGCTGAAATTGAAGTAGAATATTTTAATGAAGGTAAATTTCCTAAGCTAAAAGGAGATGAAGTAACTAAGTTACCAAATGCTGCTTATACCAGCCAAACCATTAAGGCAGATAAAAATGGTGTCTTTACTTATGCTATGCCTAAATCAGGCTGGTGGGGCTTCGCAGCTTTGATGAAAGGCAAACCGATTGATGGTAAAGACCATGAACTAGGAGCTGTTATGTGGGT includes these proteins:
- a CDS encoding tyrosine phenol-lyase, with translation MGNYPAEPFKIKAVENIEMTTKEDRKEAIKEAGYNTFLLDSDDVYIDLLTDSGTSAMSDEQWASLMIGDEAYAGSNNWYKLEEAVKEVYGFDYVVPTHQGRGAENLLSQIMIEEGDYIPGNMYFTTTKAHQELNGGTFVDVIIDEGHQSVADHPFKGNVDLEKYKDLIDEVGADKIPYICVAVTVNMAGGQPVSMDNLRKVKEISERNSIKVMYDATRCVENAYFIKKNEEGYQDKSIAEILKEMMSYADGCTMSGKKDCLVNIGGFLAMDEEDLYQEATQLVVVYEGMPTYGGLAGRDMEAMATGIYESVNYEYIEHRVEQVQYLGNKLDEAGVPIIKPIGGHAVFIDAKEFLPHLSQDELPAQALAAAIYVDSGVRSMERGVVSAGRDEDGSHHYPKLETVRLTIPRRVYTYAHMDVVADSVINLYENRKNIKGLKFVYEPPVLRFFTSRFEPIE
- a CDS encoding DUF4198 domain-containing protein, with translation MKKICSILMLSLILVLSITVVVSAHFQMILPSDDIVMQGDKREINLDLIFTHPMAASHTMDMKKPQKFGVLHKGNKKNLLNTLKSTKIMNGKAFETSYQLRGFGDFVFYLEPAPYWESADEVYITQYTKVVVNSMGVTSDWDKEVGMKAEIVPLTRPYGLWTNNIFKGVVKKNGKPVPYAEIEVEYFNEGKFPKLKGDEVTKLPNAAYTSQTIKADKNGVFTYAMPKSGWWGFAALMKGKPIDGKDHELGAVMWVKTKNMK